The proteins below are encoded in one region of Nitrospira sp.:
- the rlmL gene encoding ribosomal RNA large subunit methyltransferase L, with translation MLDSELRTLGVTDTTPTEGGVGFQDSWASMYRANLHGRIASRVLWQVGECSYRSEADVYRAAFALPWPDWFTPTTTFKVKVSARRCPLPSLDFLTLRIKDAVCDKFRSLRHRRPTVDTARPHVRLDAFLDPQTVTFYVDTSGEPLFKRGYRGETLKAPLRENLAAGILHLSGWVPTTVLLDPMCGSGTVPIEAALMARRIAPGLFRHFGFEHLLMHDRTLWERQRNAAGAEQLALASATMYASDLDASAMNVAYQAAQRAGVARDIRFMQQDLFNLEAPATEGVIVMNPPYGVRLSRPEELETFYPKLGHWLKQRFAGWRVYVLSADARVPKLIGLAPTKRTPLFNGDLECRLYEFLIVQGSARRRLTAHHSTKS, from the coding sequence GTGCTGGACTCCGAATTGCGAACGCTCGGCGTCACAGACACGACTCCAACGGAAGGCGGCGTCGGCTTCCAAGACTCGTGGGCATCCATGTATCGGGCCAACCTTCACGGCCGGATCGCCAGCCGGGTGCTCTGGCAGGTCGGAGAATGTTCCTATCGGTCGGAAGCTGATGTCTACCGGGCGGCATTTGCCCTCCCCTGGCCCGACTGGTTTACACCCACGACCACCTTTAAGGTGAAGGTCAGCGCGCGTCGTTGTCCGCTTCCGAGCCTTGACTTTCTGACCCTTCGAATTAAGGACGCGGTGTGTGATAAGTTCCGGTCCCTTCGACACCGGCGCCCGACCGTCGACACCGCACGCCCTCACGTCCGTCTCGATGCGTTTCTCGATCCGCAGACCGTGACCTTTTATGTGGACACGTCGGGCGAGCCGTTGTTCAAGCGTGGCTATCGCGGTGAGACCCTCAAAGCGCCGTTACGAGAAAATCTTGCTGCAGGGATTCTGCATCTTTCGGGTTGGGTACCGACAACCGTGCTCCTCGACCCCATGTGCGGGAGCGGAACGGTGCCCATCGAAGCCGCACTGATGGCGAGGCGGATCGCGCCAGGCCTCTTCCGCCACTTCGGATTCGAGCACCTACTGATGCACGATCGAACCTTATGGGAACGGCAGCGGAATGCTGCCGGAGCCGAACAACTGGCCCTCGCTTCAGCGACCATGTACGCGTCGGACCTCGACGCATCCGCCATGAACGTCGCGTATCAGGCTGCCCAGCGAGCCGGCGTAGCTCGTGACATTCGCTTTATGCAGCAAGACTTGTTCAATCTGGAAGCTCCGGCCACCGAGGGCGTGATCGTGATGAACCCACCCTACGGCGTGCGGCTGAGTCGTCCGGAAGAATTGGAGACCTTCTATCCAAAACTCGGACACTGGCTCAAGCAGCGGTTCGCCGGGTGGCGCGTGTATGTGCTCTCGGCGGATGCACGTGTTCCCAAACTCATCGGCTTGGCCCCAACCAAACGCACCCCTCTCTTTAATGGTGACCTGGAATGCCGACTCTATGAATTTCTCATCGTCCAGGGCAGCGCCCGCCGGCGACTGACCGCACACCACTCCACGAAGTCCTAG
- the gcvT gene encoding aminomethyltransferase — MKQSRLNDHHVKLGAVMQDLGGWSVPLHYGDVAEEHRAVRTAVGLADLSHRGRLRVSGEDRVKWLQSILSNDLLPLKPGQGLYSSLLSHKGKMLTYFRAYLMNDAVLIEDVGEIGDTTLQTLKKFLMYGTKAKMENLSESWGILLLSGPKAAELVKSACHADLASTKVPSLTEGEAAGAPSYFLRTEETGECDIEILTPSDNLAAVWEHLMTVGASLGIRPFGGAAREALRIEAGLPLAGPDLNEAIVPPEANLETKAFSLSKGCYPGQEVVARMDTYGSVRRHLVGLVLAEATLPRTGAKLFSGEREVGWVSSAVTSPQVGKVIALGYPLRDFSTPDTTLQIEQDGRRIAATVHALPFYRRA, encoded by the coding sequence ATGAAACAGTCCCGTCTCAACGACCATCATGTCAAGCTCGGTGCCGTCATGCAGGACCTCGGGGGATGGTCCGTGCCGCTGCACTACGGCGACGTTGCGGAGGAACACCGAGCCGTCCGCACCGCAGTCGGTCTCGCCGATCTATCGCATCGGGGGAGGCTCCGCGTTTCCGGTGAGGATCGCGTCAAGTGGCTGCAGAGCATCCTCAGTAACGACTTGCTGCCCTTGAAACCGGGACAAGGTCTCTACTCCAGCCTGCTCTCGCATAAGGGCAAGATGTTGACGTACTTCCGCGCGTACCTCATGAACGACGCCGTGCTGATCGAAGATGTCGGAGAGATCGGCGACACAACCCTGCAGACGCTCAAGAAGTTTCTCATGTACGGCACGAAGGCCAAGATGGAGAATCTCTCAGAGAGCTGGGGAATCTTGCTGCTCAGCGGGCCCAAGGCCGCTGAGTTGGTGAAATCCGCATGCCATGCGGACCTCGCGTCCACCAAGGTCCCGTCTCTGACGGAGGGCGAGGCGGCAGGCGCCCCCAGCTACTTCCTTCGAACCGAGGAAACCGGCGAGTGTGATATCGAGATTCTGACGCCTTCAGACAATCTGGCGGCGGTATGGGAACACCTCATGACCGTTGGCGCCTCGCTGGGGATTCGTCCTTTCGGCGGAGCCGCTCGGGAGGCACTCAGGATCGAGGCCGGCCTTCCCCTAGCCGGACCGGACCTCAACGAGGCTATTGTGCCTCCAGAGGCCAATCTCGAGACTAAAGCTTTCAGTCTCAGTAAGGGTTGCTATCCGGGCCAGGAGGTGGTCGCGAGAATGGACACCTACGGCAGCGTGCGGCGCCACCTCGTGGGACTGGTGCTGGCAGAAGCCACACTGCCCAGGACCGGTGCAAAATTATTCAGCGGTGAACGGGAAGTTGGATGGGTGAGCAGCGCCGTGACATCACCGCAAGTGGGGAAGGTGATCGCGTTGGGGTACCCCCTCCGCGACTTCAGTACACCCGATACGACCTTGCAGATCGAACAGGACGGCCGCCGTATCGCGGCGACCGTTCATGCCCTGCCGTTTTATCGACGAGCTTAA
- a CDS encoding ribose 1,5-bisphosphate isomerase, whose product MGKPRPAPLQERDITRQIAREYYKEFDQLIESDIIIVGAGPSGLLCAHDLAAMGFRTLIVEQSLALGGGFWHGGYLMNKATICAPANEILEEIGVPCKKVKECEGMFIVDPPHATGALITAAYRAGAKVLNLTKVVDLILRRDGVLEGVVVNNTTAEMAGHDIIHVDPIALESKIVVDATGHDAIVVDLLHKRNLYKAVPGNGAMWVARSEEDVMEGTGEVYPNCFVIGLAVSAVHGTPRMGPAFGSMLLSGRYGAELIKKKLKQE is encoded by the coding sequence ATGGGCAAACCACGGCCAGCGCCATTGCAGGAACGAGACATCACCAGGCAGATCGCCAGGGAGTACTATAAAGAGTTCGACCAGCTCATCGAGAGCGATATCATCATCGTGGGCGCCGGCCCTTCGGGACTCCTCTGCGCGCACGACCTCGCCGCCATGGGATTTCGGACGCTGATCGTCGAACAGTCGCTCGCGCTCGGCGGCGGTTTTTGGCACGGGGGCTACTTGATGAACAAGGCCACGATCTGTGCGCCCGCCAATGAAATCCTGGAAGAGATCGGTGTGCCGTGCAAGAAGGTCAAGGAATGCGAGGGCATGTTCATCGTCGATCCCCCGCATGCCACAGGCGCCCTGATCACCGCGGCCTATCGGGCCGGGGCCAAAGTGCTCAATCTGACCAAGGTCGTGGATTTGATTCTGCGACGGGACGGCGTGCTTGAAGGCGTCGTGGTCAACAACACCACGGCCGAGATGGCCGGGCATGACATCATTCACGTCGACCCGATTGCACTGGAAAGTAAGATCGTGGTCGATGCGACGGGGCACGATGCCATCGTGGTCGACCTGCTGCACAAGCGCAATCTCTACAAGGCCGTGCCGGGGAACGGAGCCATGTGGGTTGCCCGATCGGAAGAGGACGTGATGGAGGGCACCGGCGAGGTCTATCCGAATTGTTTCGTGATCGGGCTTGCCGTCTCGGCAGTACACGGGACCCCGCGCATGGGGCCGGCCTTCGGCTCGATGCTCCTCTCCGGCCGATACGGGGCGGAGTTGATCAAAAAGAAACTCAAACAAGAGTAG
- the thiC gene encoding phosphomethylpyrimidine synthase: MSTPLLHPSHNGADTNGIPNGKTSALTTQPFPSSRKVFVAGRTPGVKVPMREITLSPTRTLGTQTAVPNSPITVYDTSGPYTDPSESIDIRKGLAPLRRGWVFERDDVTELSDLTSDYGRARAQDPKLSELRFPHLRRPLRAKSGANVTQLHYARKGMVTPEMEFIAIRENQRREMLHAQGNGHDRGGTPGGGVSEHPGQAWGAKIPREITPEFVRDEVARGRAIIPANINHPESEPMIIGRNFLVKINSNIGNSAIASSIDEEVEKMIWSIRWGADTVMDLSTGKNIHETREWIIRNSPVPIGTVPIYQALEKVGGKAEELTWDIYRDTLIEQAEQGVDYFTIHAGVLLRYVPLTAGRMTGIVSRGGAIHAKWCLAHHRENFAYTHFEEICEIMKAYDVSFSLGDGLRPGSIADANDAAQFAELETLGELTKIAWRHDVQVMIEGPGHVPMHLIQDNMEKQLKECDEAPFYTLGPLTTDIAPGYDHITSGIGAAMIGWYGCAMLCYVTPKEHLGLPTKEDVKTGVVTYKIAAHAADLAKGHPGAQARDNAMSKARFEFRWEDQFNLSLDPDTARAFHDATLPDNAAKVAHFCSMCGPHFCSMKITQDVRDYAAQKQVEAEIALDVGMKEKAEEFRQSGSEIYR; this comes from the coding sequence ATGAGTACACCATTGCTCCATCCGTCCCACAACGGTGCCGACACGAACGGGATCCCGAATGGCAAGACTTCGGCTCTCACCACGCAGCCGTTTCCGTCCTCCCGAAAAGTGTTTGTGGCCGGACGAACACCCGGCGTGAAAGTGCCGATGCGTGAGATCACCCTCTCACCGACCCGAACGCTTGGCACCCAAACGGCGGTTCCCAACAGCCCGATCACGGTCTACGATACGTCTGGCCCCTATACTGATCCGAGCGAATCGATCGATATTCGAAAGGGTCTGGCGCCGCTGCGGCGTGGATGGGTGTTCGAGCGCGACGACGTCACGGAACTGTCCGACCTGACCTCGGACTACGGCCGTGCGCGCGCGCAGGATCCGAAATTGAGCGAACTCCGGTTTCCGCACCTGCGGCGACCATTACGTGCCAAGTCCGGCGCCAACGTGACGCAGTTGCACTATGCCCGCAAGGGCATGGTGACGCCGGAAATGGAGTTTATCGCCATTCGCGAGAACCAGCGCCGTGAAATGCTGCATGCTCAGGGGAACGGACACGACCGCGGAGGCACACCGGGAGGCGGCGTTTCTGAGCATCCGGGTCAGGCGTGGGGCGCTAAAATCCCCCGAGAAATCACGCCGGAGTTCGTCCGCGATGAGGTCGCACGAGGCCGAGCGATCATCCCCGCCAACATCAATCACCCGGAAAGCGAACCGATGATCATCGGTCGGAACTTTCTCGTGAAGATCAATTCGAATATCGGCAACTCGGCCATCGCCTCGTCGATTGATGAGGAGGTCGAAAAGATGATCTGGTCGATCCGTTGGGGCGCCGATACGGTGATGGATCTGTCCACGGGGAAGAACATACATGAGACCCGCGAGTGGATCATTCGGAACTCGCCGGTCCCCATTGGGACGGTCCCGATCTATCAAGCGCTCGAGAAAGTCGGCGGCAAGGCCGAGGAGCTGACCTGGGACATCTATCGCGACACCTTGATCGAACAGGCCGAACAGGGGGTGGACTATTTCACGATCCACGCGGGCGTGTTGTTACGCTATGTTCCGCTGACCGCCGGCCGGATGACCGGGATCGTCTCTCGCGGGGGGGCCATACACGCCAAGTGGTGTCTCGCCCACCACCGGGAGAATTTCGCCTACACCCACTTCGAGGAAATCTGCGAGATCATGAAAGCCTACGACGTATCCTTCAGCCTCGGTGACGGCCTTCGCCCCGGCTCCATCGCCGACGCGAATGACGCCGCACAGTTTGCCGAATTGGAAACGCTGGGAGAGTTGACCAAGATCGCCTGGCGCCACGACGTCCAGGTCATGATCGAGGGCCCGGGGCACGTCCCTATGCACCTCATTCAGGACAACATGGAGAAACAGCTGAAAGAGTGCGACGAGGCGCCGTTCTATACGCTGGGACCACTCACGACGGACATCGCGCCCGGCTACGATCACATCACCAGCGGTATCGGCGCCGCGATGATCGGCTGGTACGGTTGCGCCATGCTGTGTTACGTAACCCCCAAGGAACACCTAGGCCTTCCAACGAAGGAGGACGTCAAGACCGGCGTCGTCACGTATAAGATCGCTGCGCATGCCGCGGACCTGGCGAAAGGGCATCCGGGCGCACAAGCGCGTGACAACGCCATGTCCAAGGCGCGGTTTGAGTTCCGTTGGGAGGATCAGTTCAATCTCTCACTGGATCCCGACACGGCACGCGCATTCCACGACGCGACCCTGCCCGACAATGCGGCCAAGGTGGCCCATTTTTGCAGTATGTGCGGCCCCCATTTCTGCTCGATGAAAATCACGCAGGACGTGCGGGACTATGCCGCACAAAAACAGGTGGAGGCCGAGATTGCCCTCGATGTCGGCATGAAGGAAAAAGCGGAAGAGTTTCGGCAGTCTGGCTCTGAAATCTATCGATAG
- the nadA gene encoding quinolinate synthase A produces MAISLPVLQAEPTTTDRGRVGFYPIQDYRGLSTTELADRISAARRTLGERVLILGHNYQRDEVIEHADLRGDSLLLAKYAQQYADRPYVVFCGVHFMAETADVLSRSSQTVILPDLAAGCSMADMAAIEQVEECWEALGRVVPVEEAVMPVVYVNSAAILKAFCGEHGGLTCTSSNAKTIMEWSWARREKILFFPDEHLGRNTANKMGLPADQMIVWDPSLPNGGNSPEAIRQASLILWKGHCSVHQMFQPAHVDYFRRQYPDGTVVVHPECHENVVNKADLVGSTEYIIRTVSAASPGTTWAVGTELNLVNRLKRELTDKQVFFLSSTVCQCATMYRIDAPHLCWALDNLVDGHVVNRIVVPDDEKQWAKVALDRMMALS; encoded by the coding sequence ATGGCCATTTCTCTTCCAGTGCTGCAAGCCGAACCGACGACCACGGATCGTGGCCGCGTGGGGTTCTATCCGATCCAGGACTATCGGGGTTTATCGACGACCGAACTTGCCGATCGAATCTCGGCCGCCCGTCGAACGCTGGGAGAGAGGGTGTTGATCCTGGGACACAACTATCAGCGCGACGAGGTCATCGAGCATGCGGATCTCCGCGGCGACTCCCTTCTACTGGCGAAGTATGCGCAGCAATATGCAGATCGTCCCTATGTCGTCTTCTGCGGAGTGCATTTCATGGCGGAGACGGCGGATGTGCTCAGTCGCTCGAGTCAAACAGTCATACTCCCCGATCTGGCCGCTGGCTGTTCAATGGCCGACATGGCCGCCATCGAACAGGTGGAGGAATGTTGGGAAGCGCTCGGACGGGTGGTGCCGGTCGAAGAGGCGGTCATGCCGGTGGTGTACGTGAATTCCGCCGCCATTCTCAAAGCGTTTTGCGGTGAGCATGGCGGGCTGACCTGCACCTCGTCCAATGCGAAAACGATTATGGAATGGTCGTGGGCCCGCCGCGAAAAAATTCTCTTCTTCCCGGATGAGCATTTGGGACGGAACACCGCCAACAAGATGGGGTTGCCTGCCGACCAGATGATCGTGTGGGATCCATCATTGCCGAACGGGGGGAATTCGCCGGAGGCGATCCGTCAGGCCAGCCTGATCCTCTGGAAAGGGCATTGTAGCGTTCATCAGATGTTCCAGCCCGCGCACGTGGATTATTTTCGACGGCAATACCCTGATGGCACCGTTGTCGTGCACCCCGAGTGCCACGAGAACGTGGTGAACAAGGCCGACCTCGTTGGGTCGACCGAATACATTATTCGGACGGTCTCCGCGGCATCTCCCGGCACGACGTGGGCGGTGGGCACCGAGTTGAATTTGGTCAATCGTCTGAAACGTGAATTGACGGACAAACAGGTGTTCTTCCTCTCTTCGACCGTGTGCCAATGTGCGACGATGTATCGTATCGACGCGCCACACCTGTGCTGGGCGCTCGACAACCTCGTCGACGGGCATGTCGTCAATCGTATCGTGGTGCCGGACGATGAGAAGCAGTGGGCCAAGGTGGCCCTTGATCGCATGATGGCTCTCAGCTAG
- the ileS gene encoding isoleucine--tRNA ligase codes for MDYKATLNLPRTDFPMKANLPQREPELLAWWDQHQLYAKIQESGKGRPLYVLHDGPPYANGRIHIGHALNKILKDIIVKSKTMAGFLVPYVPGWDCHGLPIEHQVMKELGSQKQSLDILGIRQLCRHYAEKFVGVQREEFRRLGVLGDWAHPYLTMTPDYEAAIVREFGKFVERGGVYKGLKPVLWCTSDRTALAEAEVEYDDHTSPSIYVKFPLVTPPKVLAESSQLGFSFPADVATVSVVIWTTTPWTLPANQAVCLHPDFDYAFVQVGSEVFIIAKEMVANVAKACKLADPVILGSRKGKEGFAGLETQRPLGPGLSPILLGDFVTLDQGTGCVHIAPGHGMEDYVLVMQHNASASPGEKLEVLAPVDDAGCFTPVVAEFAGQHVFKANPAIVEKLSVTGRLLGHAALSHSYPHCWRCKNPVIFRATEQWFVSMETNALRQEALGEIQRVRWIPPWGQDRIEGMIGNRPDWCLSRQRGWGVPIVGFTCAGCKALLVTPTIIDHVAEQVAERGTDVWFQKTAEELLPAGTVCGACGGSQFHKEKDILDVWFESGVSFAAVLKPHKWWPADLYLEGSDQHRGWFHSALLAGVTTDRRAPYKSVLTHGFVVDGAGKKMSKSAGNVVAPQDVIKQSGAEILRLWVSAQDYREDVRISPEILGQLVEAYRKIRNTCRFLLSNLYDFDPRRDRIALDQLPELDRWALLRVNELIPRVRQAYEDFEFHAIFHLLNNICSVDLSSVYLDILKDRLYTCRTDSPLRRGSQTVLYDVLVVLTKLMAPILSFTAEEIWRMLPKTGPLDEGEWSVHLSRFPEPVPAWTDTALGERWEKLLEIRTAVQSAMEERRREKVIGSSLEAHVVIEANPEQYQFLSAYVPDLPGLFIVSTVELRRSSALRINQGVGFSAGMHCTVQKSAERKCERCWNYRTSVGSEPAHPTLCDRCIEAIR; via the coding sequence ATGGACTACAAGGCCACGCTCAATCTGCCTCGGACGGACTTTCCGATGAAGGCGAATCTGCCGCAACGGGAGCCCGAGTTGCTTGCCTGGTGGGATCAGCATCAGCTCTATGCCAAGATCCAGGAATCCGGGAAGGGGCGTCCGCTGTACGTCCTGCACGACGGGCCGCCCTATGCCAACGGGCGCATCCATATCGGACACGCGCTCAACAAGATTCTGAAAGACATTATCGTCAAATCCAAAACCATGGCCGGGTTTCTGGTTCCCTACGTACCCGGGTGGGATTGTCATGGTCTGCCCATCGAGCATCAGGTGATGAAGGAACTGGGCAGTCAGAAGCAGTCGCTGGATATACTCGGGATTCGCCAGTTGTGTCGCCACTATGCCGAAAAGTTCGTCGGTGTTCAGCGGGAGGAGTTTCGCCGGTTAGGTGTCTTGGGCGATTGGGCGCATCCGTACCTGACGATGACGCCTGACTATGAGGCCGCGATCGTCAGGGAGTTCGGAAAGTTCGTCGAGCGTGGTGGCGTGTACAAGGGACTGAAGCCGGTCTTGTGGTGCACGTCGGACCGGACGGCTCTGGCCGAGGCCGAGGTCGAATACGACGACCATACCTCGCCATCGATCTATGTCAAATTTCCGCTTGTCACTCCACCCAAGGTGTTGGCCGAGTCCTCGCAACTCGGGTTCTCCTTTCCGGCCGATGTGGCGACCGTCTCGGTTGTGATTTGGACGACGACGCCATGGACTCTACCGGCAAACCAAGCCGTCTGCCTGCACCCCGACTTTGACTACGCATTCGTGCAGGTCGGCAGCGAAGTGTTCATCATCGCGAAGGAAATGGTGGCGAATGTCGCCAAAGCGTGCAAGCTGGCGGATCCGGTGATCCTCGGCAGTCGAAAAGGGAAGGAGGGTTTTGCCGGTCTTGAAACGCAACGGCCATTGGGACCGGGATTGTCTCCGATCCTATTGGGCGATTTTGTGACCCTCGATCAGGGGACGGGATGCGTGCACATCGCCCCCGGCCACGGCATGGAAGACTACGTGCTGGTCATGCAACACAATGCATCGGCTTCGCCAGGTGAAAAGCTGGAAGTGTTGGCACCTGTCGACGATGCGGGGTGTTTTACGCCGGTGGTGGCTGAGTTCGCGGGGCAGCACGTCTTCAAGGCAAATCCCGCCATCGTCGAGAAACTTAGTGTCACCGGCCGATTGCTGGGCCACGCCGCTCTGAGCCATTCCTACCCGCACTGCTGGCGCTGTAAGAATCCGGTCATTTTTCGGGCGACCGAGCAGTGGTTCGTTTCAATGGAAACGAACGCCTTGCGCCAGGAAGCACTGGGCGAAATCCAGCGAGTGCGATGGATACCTCCCTGGGGGCAGGATCGCATCGAAGGCATGATCGGCAATCGTCCGGACTGGTGCCTGTCAAGGCAACGTGGATGGGGAGTGCCCATCGTCGGGTTCACCTGCGCGGGGTGCAAAGCGCTTTTAGTCACGCCGACCATCATCGATCACGTCGCGGAGCAGGTGGCGGAGCGTGGAACGGACGTCTGGTTCCAAAAAACGGCAGAGGAGTTGCTCCCGGCCGGAACGGTCTGCGGTGCGTGCGGCGGCAGCCAATTTCACAAGGAGAAAGACATCCTGGATGTCTGGTTTGAGTCGGGGGTCAGCTTTGCCGCCGTGTTGAAACCCCATAAGTGGTGGCCTGCGGATTTGTACCTCGAAGGTTCCGATCAGCATCGGGGGTGGTTTCACAGTGCGCTGCTCGCAGGCGTGACCACAGACCGCCGAGCGCCATACAAGTCCGTGTTAACTCATGGATTCGTCGTGGACGGAGCGGGGAAGAAAATGTCGAAGTCTGCGGGCAACGTCGTCGCGCCGCAGGACGTCATCAAGCAGTCCGGAGCGGAGATTCTCCGCCTCTGGGTCTCGGCGCAGGACTACCGGGAGGACGTTCGGATCTCACCGGAAATTCTCGGTCAGCTGGTGGAGGCCTATCGCAAGATCCGTAATACGTGCCGGTTTCTCTTGAGTAACTTGTACGATTTTGATCCGCGGCGCGATCGGATCGCCCTCGATCAGTTGCCGGAGTTGGATCGATGGGCCCTGTTGCGCGTGAACGAGCTGATCCCACGCGTACGGCAGGCCTATGAGGACTTCGAGTTTCATGCGATCTTTCATCTCCTGAACAATATCTGTTCGGTCGATTTGAGTTCCGTCTATCTCGACATTCTCAAGGACCGGCTCTATACGTGTCGCACGGATTCTCCACTGCGTCGCGGATCGCAGACGGTCTTGTATGATGTATTGGTCGTCCTGACCAAACTGATGGCCCCGATCTTGAGTTTCACAGCCGAGGAGATTTGGCGCATGTTACCGAAGACGGGCCCCTTGGATGAAGGTGAGTGGAGCGTGCATCTCTCGCGCTTTCCCGAACCCGTGCCGGCATGGACTGACACCGCTCTCGGAGAGCGCTGGGAAAAGCTGCTCGAGATACGGACGGCCGTGCAATCGGCGATGGAGGAGAGGCGGCGAGAAAAAGTGATCGGTTCTTCTTTGGAGGCACACGTTGTGATCGAGGCCAATCCAGAGCAGTATCAGTTCTTGAGCGCATATGTGCCCGATCTCCCGGGCCTTTTCATTGTATCGACAGTGGAGCTTCGTCGATCATCGGCGCTGCGTATCAACCAGGGAGTGGGCTTTTCGGCGGGGATGCACTGTACAGTTCAAAAATCAGCAGAGCGTAAATGCGAGCGATGCTGGAACTATCGCACATCGGTCGGATCCGAGCCGGCACATCCCACATTGTGCGACCGTTGTATCGAGGCCATTCGGTGA
- the lspA gene encoding lipoprotein signal peptidase: MTAAPMRYFLLSLVTGAVVLVDQVTKLEIMQTMHLHESIPVVENLFSLTYIRNPGAAFGLLAGSSSAFRLIFFAVTSLFALGLLGTILMRMPESDWIGQYSIAGILGGAIGNLLDRVRYGEVIDFLDFYVKDYHWPAFNVADAAITVGVFFLILHYMLEKKESEPAVQGQSQHL, translated from the coding sequence GTGACGGCCGCTCCGATGCGCTACTTTCTCCTGTCGCTGGTCACCGGGGCCGTCGTGCTAGTGGATCAAGTGACGAAACTGGAGATCATGCAGACCATGCATCTGCATGAATCCATTCCGGTCGTCGAGAATCTATTCAGTCTGACCTACATTCGCAATCCGGGGGCGGCGTTCGGGCTGTTGGCCGGAAGCAGTTCCGCGTTTCGACTCATCTTTTTTGCCGTGACGTCTCTGTTCGCGTTAGGCCTGCTGGGGACGATTCTGATGCGGATGCCCGAGTCCGATTGGATCGGGCAGTACAGCATCGCGGGCATTCTCGGCGGGGCGATCGGGAACCTGCTCGATCGCGTCCGTTACGGCGAAGTCATCGACTTCCTTGACTTCTACGTCAAGGACTACCACTGGCCTGCGTTCAACGTTGCCGATGCCGCCATCACCGTGGGCGTCTTCTTCCTAATCCTGCACTACATGCTGGAAAAAAAGGAGTCGGAACCGGCCGTACAGGGGCAGTCCCAGCATCTCTAA
- the uppP gene encoding undecaprenyl-diphosphatase: MNEWGPQLAIILGIVEGLTEYLPVSSTGHLILVGHALGFTGDVASSVEISIQFGAILAVIVYEWDKIKQLVNGALREQRDFVRLATTHPSPPWTSILMRSFGLHPNLWFLAGVGVAFLPAAVVGLVAHGWIKAQLFNPPTVALSLIVGGVILLAVEAMRRPPAIKELDRVSPMTALWVGVAQCASLIPGISRSGATIVGGLLAGMDRKVATEYSFFLALPTLIAATVYQLLKSHETMSQADLAALGLGTIVSFFTAWAVIALFLSFVKRHTLRAFAYYRILVGIVVLFVAT; the protein is encoded by the coding sequence GTGAACGAGTGGGGGCCGCAGCTTGCGATCATTCTGGGCATCGTCGAGGGTCTGACGGAATATCTCCCCGTCTCCTCGACGGGTCATCTCATCCTGGTCGGCCATGCGCTGGGATTCACGGGCGACGTGGCCTCGAGTGTGGAAATTTCCATCCAATTCGGCGCCATCCTGGCGGTCATCGTGTACGAGTGGGACAAAATCAAGCAGCTCGTCAACGGGGCGCTTCGTGAGCAGCGGGACTTCGTACGCCTCGCGACAACCCATCCATCCCCCCCCTGGACCTCGATCCTCATGCGGTCCTTCGGTCTGCATCCTAACCTGTGGTTCCTGGCCGGCGTCGGTGTCGCCTTTCTGCCGGCGGCCGTGGTCGGTCTCGTCGCGCATGGATGGATCAAGGCACAACTGTTCAATCCGCCGACCGTGGCGCTCTCTTTGATCGTCGGCGGCGTCATCCTGCTGGCTGTGGAAGCCATGAGGCGACCGCCCGCCATCAAGGAGCTCGATCGGGTAAGTCCGATGACCGCTTTGTGGGTAGGTGTCGCCCAGTGCGCCTCTCTTATCCCGGGGATTTCGCGATCCGGAGCGACCATCGTCGGGGGACTCTTGGCGGGAATGGATCGGAAGGTGGCGACGGAGTACTCATTTTTCCTGGCGCTCCCGACCCTGATCGCCGCCACCGTCTATCAGCTGCTCAAGTCGCACGAGACCATGTCGCAGGCCGACCTGGCCGCGCTCGGTCTGGGGACGATCGTGTCCTTTTTTACTGCCTGGGCGGTCATCGCGCTCTTTCTCAGCTTCGTGAAACGACATACCCTACGAGCTTTCGCCTACTATCGGATCCTCGTCGGCATTGTCGTGCTCTTCGTTGCGACCTAG